In one window of Mytilus galloprovincialis chromosome 6, xbMytGall1.hap1.1, whole genome shotgun sequence DNA:
- the LOC143078572 gene encoding uncharacterized protein LOC143078572, translating into MSSGKARICLETFRYTFIVTQKTTSDHDVKEIIQVIFTCTSLVCLVVTFITYCIFPSLRTLSGKNNIVFTSKTVLSTSENKRLITYIVYSYGIPLVIVLSNIVFTYIFSEQISIGYGDELCFLNHDVSFIYTLVVPISIVCCTNLFFFTGNCYNLSQHFNYSYLE; encoded by the exons ATGTCATCTGGAAAAGCCAGAATATGCCTTGAAACATTTAGATATACATTTATCGTCACTCAAAAAACAACGTCTGATCATGATGTAAAGGAGATTATTCAAGTCATTTTCACTTGTACATCTCTTGTGTGTTTAGTTGTAACTTTTATAACTTATTGTATATTCCCTTCCTTAAGAACCCTGTCTGGTAAAAACAATAT AGTCTTTACTAGCAAAACAGTGTTATCTACATCAGAAAACAAACGATTAATAACATACATCGTGTATTCTTATGGAATACCTTTGGTTATTGTGTTATCAAACATcgtatttacatatattttctcTGAACAAATATCTATTGGATATGGGGATGAACTGTGCTTCTTGAATCATGATGTATCATTCATTTATACTTTAGTGGTTCCTATAAGTATTGTTTGTTGTACAAACTTATTTTTCTTTACA